A genomic window from Triticum urartu cultivar G1812 chromosome 7, Tu2.1, whole genome shotgun sequence includes:
- the LOC125521676 gene encoding uncharacterized protein LOC125521676 translates to MEPLCFPAVAIGADELPPMAGGSTDGQICAAEGGVAGERDVEPHASDQSIHPKTPGWTRRNRVRIGAAAPGRTPNPGRPSALWKANRGFAEKPGEIVIVPAIGTSFDTLGEAYDFHNIYSWEKAFGIRHGKSRLNVERTKCMEVCVCAVFHHNHRKTRGGGHLIVPMRMPYTDKIAPFKGQWLVHS, encoded by the exons ATGGAGCCGCTCTGCTTCCCCGCGGTGGCGATAGGTGCGGATGAGCTGCCCCCCATGGCAGGGGGTAGCACGGACGGCCAGATCTGTGCAGCGGAGGGGGGAGTTGCGGGCGAAAGGGATGTTGAACCACATGCATCCGACCAATCGATTCATCCAAAGACTCCAGGCTGGACTAGAAG AAACAGGGTGAGAATTGGAGCAGCTGCTCCAGGAAGGACACCTAACCCTGGACGTCCCAGCGCCCTGTGGAAGGCTAATCGTGGATTCGCTGAGAAACCAGGGGAGATTGTGATCGTGCCTGCAATTGGCACAAGCTTTGATACGCTCGGCGAGGCCTATGACTTTCACAATATCTACTCCTGGGAGAAGGCGTTCGGGATAAGGCACGGGAAGAGCAGACTGAATGTGGAGAGGACAAAATGCATGGAAGTTTGTGTTTGTGCGGTATTCCACCATAACCATA GGAAAACCCGGGGTGGAGGACACTTGATCGTGCCGATGCGAATGCCCTACACTGATAAGATTGCTCCGTTCAAAGGCCAATGGTTGGTACATAGCTGA